From Actinoplanes oblitus, a single genomic window includes:
- a CDS encoding inositol monophosphatase family protein: protein MSEISPGTSPGELLAIAVRVAREAAATARRMRDEAIGDVQTKSTDTDVVTAADKAVERQVVEALRAERPGDGVLGEEYGDDGTAEPGAVRWILDPIDGTVNYLYGLPQYAVSLAAEVNGEVVAGVVVNAATGDEWTATRGGGAWRAGRRLACSTETVLGQALVGTGFGYDPRRRAHQGRVFAQMITRVRDIRRLGAASLDLCLAAEGKLDAFFEKGLNAWDHAAGGLIAAEAGMVVAGLGGAPAGPEMVLLAPPALFPALHDLLVELDAAGGP, encoded by the coding sequence GTGAGCGAGATTTCTCCGGGCACGTCGCCCGGCGAGTTGCTGGCGATCGCCGTCCGGGTGGCCCGGGAGGCGGCGGCCACCGCGCGCCGGATGCGCGACGAGGCGATCGGTGACGTGCAGACCAAGAGCACCGACACGGACGTCGTCACGGCGGCGGACAAGGCGGTCGAGCGCCAGGTGGTGGAGGCGCTGCGGGCCGAGCGGCCGGGCGACGGCGTGCTGGGCGAGGAGTACGGCGACGACGGCACCGCCGAGCCGGGCGCGGTCCGGTGGATCCTGGACCCGATCGACGGCACCGTGAACTACCTCTACGGCCTGCCGCAGTACGCGGTCTCGCTGGCCGCCGAGGTGAACGGCGAGGTGGTGGCCGGCGTGGTGGTGAACGCGGCGACCGGCGACGAGTGGACCGCGACCCGCGGCGGCGGCGCCTGGCGGGCCGGGCGGCGGCTGGCCTGCTCCACCGAGACCGTCCTGGGTCAGGCGCTGGTCGGCACCGGGTTCGGGTACGACCCGCGGCGCCGGGCACACCAGGGCCGGGTCTTCGCCCAGATGATCACCCGGGTGCGTGACATCCGGCGGCTCGGTGCCGCGTCCCTCGACCTCTGCCTGGCCGCCGAGGGCAAACTGGACGCGTTCTTCGAGAAGGGTCTCAACGCGTGGGACCACGCGGCCGGTGGCCTGATCGCCGCCGAGGCCGGGATGGTGGTGGCCGGGCTGGGCGGCGCTCCGGCGGGACCGGAGATGGTGCTCCTGGCCCCGCCCGCGCTCTTCCCGGCGCTGCACGACCTGCTGGTCGAGCTGGACGCCGCGGGCGGCCCGTAG
- a CDS encoding RNA polymerase sigma factor, which translates to MTEAHQNGADVRSITEALITHAQGAGGQLTSAQVAHTLESAGVNPAQAKKILRGLVDANIVVVVDGSASTRRKVSAARSATPASKATTAKTAPVKKATPAPKQATPAGDATPAAKRAAPAAKKAAPAKKAVTAKAAPAKAAKPGEEGPEGEEIDPEELAAEIEDVVVEEPPALVAAAATDAASSATDGDFEWDDEESEALKQARRDAELTASADSVRAYLKQIGKVPLLNAEQEVELAKRIEAGLYAAERLRAAEEGEETLERNFERDLKWINRDGERAKNHLLEANLRLVVSLAKRYTGRGMAFLDLIQEGNLGLIRAVEKFDYTKGYKFSTYATWWIRQAITRAMADQARTIRIPVHMVEVINKLGRIQRELLQDLGREPTPEELAKEMDITPEKVLEIQQYAREPISLDQTIGDEGDSQLGDFIEDSEAVVAVDAVSFSLLQDQLQQVLQTLSEREAGVVRLRFGLTDGQPRTLDEIGQVYGVTRERIRQIESKTMSKLRHPSRSQVLRDYLD; encoded by the coding sequence GTGACAGAAGCCCACCAGAACGGTGCCGACGTTCGCTCTATCACCGAGGCCTTGATCACCCATGCTCAGGGTGCGGGCGGGCAACTGACTTCGGCCCAGGTCGCGCACACGCTCGAGTCCGCCGGCGTCAACCCGGCGCAGGCCAAGAAGATCCTGCGCGGCCTGGTGGACGCCAACATCGTCGTCGTGGTCGACGGGTCGGCCAGCACCCGCCGCAAGGTGTCCGCCGCCCGGTCCGCAACCCCGGCGTCGAAGGCGACCACCGCCAAGACGGCTCCGGTGAAGAAGGCGACGCCCGCCCCGAAACAGGCGACGCCGGCCGGTGACGCCACCCCGGCCGCCAAGAGGGCCGCTCCGGCCGCCAAGAAGGCCGCTCCGGCCAAGAAGGCGGTCACCGCCAAGGCCGCGCCCGCCAAGGCCGCCAAGCCCGGCGAGGAGGGCCCTGAGGGCGAGGAGATCGATCCCGAGGAGCTCGCCGCCGAGATCGAGGACGTCGTCGTCGAGGAGCCGCCCGCGCTGGTCGCGGCCGCCGCGACCGATGCCGCCAGCTCGGCCACCGACGGCGACTTCGAGTGGGACGACGAGGAGTCCGAGGCTCTCAAGCAGGCTCGCCGCGACGCGGAGCTGACCGCCTCGGCCGACTCGGTCCGGGCGTACCTCAAGCAGATCGGCAAGGTTCCGCTGCTCAACGCGGAGCAGGAGGTCGAGCTCGCCAAGCGGATCGAGGCCGGCCTCTACGCCGCCGAGCGGCTGCGCGCCGCCGAGGAGGGCGAGGAGACGCTCGAGCGCAACTTCGAGCGCGACCTCAAGTGGATCAACCGGGACGGCGAGCGGGCCAAGAACCACCTTCTCGAGGCCAACCTGCGGCTCGTGGTCTCGCTGGCCAAGCGCTACACCGGCCGGGGCATGGCGTTCCTGGACCTGATCCAGGAGGGCAACCTGGGTCTGATCCGCGCGGTCGAGAAATTCGACTACACCAAGGGCTACAAGTTCTCGACCTACGCGACGTGGTGGATCCGGCAGGCCATCACCCGCGCCATGGCCGACCAGGCCCGCACCATCCGCATCCCGGTGCACATGGTGGAGGTCATCAACAAGCTCGGCCGCATCCAGCGCGAGCTGCTCCAGGACCTGGGCCGCGAGCCCACCCCGGAGGAGCTGGCCAAGGAAATGGACATCACGCCGGAGAAGGTGCTGGAGATCCAGCAGTACGCGCGTGAGCCCATCTCGCTGGACCAGACGATCGGCGACGAGGGCGACAGCCAGCTCGGTGACTTCATCGAGGACTCCGAGGCGGTCGTCGCCGTCGACGCGGTCTCCTTCTCGCTGCTGCAGGACCAGCTCCAGCAGGTGCTGCAGACGCTCTCCGAGCGGGAGGCGGGCGTGGTCCGGCTGCGCTTCGGCCTGACCGACGGCCAGCCGCGCACGCTGGACGAGATCGGCCAGGTCTACGGTGTCACCCGGGAGCGGATCCGCCAGATCGAGTCCAAGACGATGTCGAAACTGCGGCATCCGTCGCGGTCCCAGGTTTTGCGCGACTACCTGGACTAA
- a CDS encoding DUF7455 domain-containing protein — protein sequence MTPTLTPPAGNLSGLAADERCDRCNAAGKLRLTLAGGGDLVFCGHHANRYAEDLVKIAVQFSADPEFTWRGASMMSNSSN from the coding sequence ATGACCCCGACCCTCACGCCGCCGGCGGGAAATCTGTCCGGCCTAGCAGCCGATGAACGGTGCGACCGCTGCAATGCAGCCGGGAAGCTCCGTTTGACACTGGCGGGCGGTGGCGATCTGGTCTTCTGCGGCCACCACGCCAACCGTTACGCCGAGGACCTGGTGAAGATCGCGGTGCAGTTCTCCGCCGATCCGGAGTTCACCTGGCGAGGCGCAAGCATGATGTCGAACTCCAGCAACTAA